In Stieleria varia, one genomic interval encodes:
- a CDS encoding ATP-grasp domain-containing protein, which translates to MTGFRFLVLGGGPGWHFDQLAAAADHAGVSLSQASYESLQSDIDASNDSRSPVQLRCDAGRLSEFDAILTRTMPAGSMEQITFRLAILHAHAAAGYPIINSPRGLEVAIDKFATLAVAANLGFAVPATRVVQSRRAAMDAFRELGGDCVVKPIFGGEGRGVMRITDEQLAWYTFATLERLDAVFYVQKFVLPGGRDTRLLVIGEDVFAIRRENPADFRTNVSVGALPSRITPSEQLTGQALRITKRIGLTFASVDFIDSDQGPMLLEVNAIPGWRGAQSVIHENLAERIIHALQQTCVPDANAAVSS; encoded by the coding sequence ATGACCGGCTTCCGTTTTCTCGTGCTGGGCGGTGGCCCCGGTTGGCACTTCGATCAACTCGCCGCCGCGGCCGATCACGCCGGCGTGTCGCTCTCGCAAGCGAGCTATGAATCGCTGCAGTCTGACATTGATGCGTCGAACGACTCTCGCAGCCCCGTCCAGTTGCGTTGCGATGCGGGGAGGTTGAGCGAATTCGACGCGATCTTGACACGCACGATGCCAGCCGGATCGATGGAACAGATCACGTTTCGTCTGGCGATCCTGCACGCGCACGCAGCAGCCGGTTACCCAATCATCAACTCGCCGCGGGGATTGGAGGTTGCGATCGACAAGTTCGCGACTCTGGCCGTTGCCGCAAACTTGGGTTTCGCCGTACCGGCAACACGAGTCGTCCAATCGCGTCGCGCAGCAATGGACGCGTTTCGCGAACTCGGCGGCGACTGCGTGGTCAAACCGATCTTTGGCGGCGAAGGACGCGGGGTGATGCGGATCACGGACGAACAACTCGCTTGGTACACGTTTGCGACTCTCGAGCGTTTGGATGCCGTTTTCTATGTTCAGAAATTCGTTTTGCCGGGAGGCCGTGATACACGACTTTTGGTGATCGGCGAAGATGTGTTCGCGATCAGGCGAGAAAATCCCGCCGACTTTCGCACCAATGTGTCCGTCGGCGCCTTGCCTTCGCGAATCACGCCCAGCGAACAACTGACAGGACAAGCGTTGCGGATCACCAAACGGATCGGACTGACCTTTGCATCGGTGGACTTCATCGATTCCGACCAGGGTCCGATGTTGTTGGAGGTCAACGCGATTCCAGGTTGGCGGGGTGCTCAAAGTGTGATCCACGAAAACTTGGCCGAGCGGATCATTCATGCCCTGCAGCAAACCTGCGTTCCTGATGCAAACGCGGCGGTTTCCTCATGA
- the mch gene encoding methenyltetrahydromethanopterin cyclohydrolase: MNANPNESQMLSINSRAARWIPRSPSDNAIRGTCVASVEGATLLDAGINRPGSLAAGLLLAKICMGGEADVSITPCDPGTFAVENGVFVHTDNPLISCLGCQYAGWPIQTDDFFAMGSGPMRLLRGKEPVLTELGLTEPSEHAVGVLESDKYPSASAIALIAKDCGVSPDKISLAIAPSTSIAGSVQVVARSIETAMHKLHELEFDVTSIISATGFAPLPPPAKPGDMVAGIGRTNDAMLYGARVTLWVECDDEEVAELIAEVPSCSSSDYGRPFAQIFKDYEYDFYKVDPLLFSPAMVTIHNLCSGRTFSAGKLDVDVLRTSFGLRASLGS, encoded by the coding sequence ATGAATGCCAACCCGAATGAGTCGCAGATGCTGTCCATCAATTCACGAGCCGCCCGATGGATCCCCCGCAGCCCGTCTGACAATGCGATTCGCGGCACATGCGTGGCGTCGGTCGAAGGTGCGACGCTGCTGGACGCCGGCATCAATCGCCCCGGTTCGCTTGCCGCTGGACTCCTGTTGGCCAAAATCTGCATGGGCGGTGAAGCCGACGTGAGCATCACTCCCTGCGACCCCGGCACATTCGCCGTTGAAAACGGTGTGTTCGTTCACACCGACAATCCACTGATCTCCTGCCTCGGATGCCAGTACGCAGGGTGGCCGATTCAGACCGACGATTTCTTTGCCATGGGCAGCGGCCCGATGCGTTTGCTGAGGGGCAAAGAACCGGTGCTGACTGAACTGGGGCTTACCGAACCGAGCGAACATGCAGTGGGAGTCTTGGAGTCGGACAAGTATCCCAGTGCATCGGCCATCGCGTTGATCGCCAAAGACTGTGGTGTATCGCCTGATAAAATCTCTCTGGCGATTGCCCCCAGCACTTCGATCGCCGGCAGCGTCCAAGTGGTCGCGAGAAGCATCGAAACTGCCATGCACAAACTGCACGAACTGGAGTTTGACGTGACCTCCATCATTTCGGCAACCGGTTTCGCTCCGCTGCCGCCGCCCGCAAAACCGGGCGACATGGTTGCCGGAATCGGACGAACCAACGATGCGATGCTGTACGGAGCCCGCGTGACTTTGTGGGTGGAGTGCGATGATGAGGAAGTCGCCGAGTTGATCGCGGAAGTCCCCAGTTGTTCCTCGTCCGACTACGGGCGTCCCTTCGCACAAATCTTCAAGGACTACGAATACGATTTCTATAAGGTCGACCCATTGTTGTTCAGTCCCGCGATGGTGACGATCCACAACCTTTGTTCCGGCCGCACGTTCTCCGCAGGCAAACTCGACGTCGATGTGCTCAGAACCTCGTTCGGGTTAAGGGCTTCGTTGGGGTCATGA